From Algoriphagus sp. NG3, the proteins below share one genomic window:
- a CDS encoding acyl transferase, with protein sequence MQDFKSFSVRLRNLKPEEFEPLALELFQFQSQANPIYGKYLQARSIDTQAVKSLDQIPFLPIRFFKDHEVISGKKADFPGYFSSSGTTGMITSRHYFWSEEWYLEHAQQLFEEKYGALKEYHVLALLPAYLERKGSSLVSMANHFIKESESVHSGFYLYNQDELLEKMELLAGDNRKILLLGVTFALLDLAESGKKFSPPSNLLVMETGGMKGRRKEMIREEVHEVLKPFFGVDTIHSEYGMTELMSQAYSKGEGKYVLPKAMRVVLRDVNDPLSFSSRSQGGINVIDLANFHSCAFIETQDLGRFDESGRLEVLGRFDNSEIRGCNLLVQ encoded by the coding sequence ATGCAGGATTTTAAAAGTTTTTCAGTTAGGTTAAGAAATTTGAAGCCGGAAGAATTCGAACCTCTTGCACTGGAACTTTTTCAATTCCAATCCCAAGCCAATCCAATTTACGGAAAATATCTTCAGGCTAGGTCAATAGATACGCAAGCTGTAAAATCTTTGGATCAGATTCCTTTTTTGCCGATCCGATTCTTCAAAGACCACGAAGTCATTTCAGGAAAGAAAGCTGATTTTCCTGGGTACTTCTCTAGCAGCGGTACCACAGGCATGATTACCAGCAGGCATTATTTCTGGTCTGAGGAATGGTATCTGGAACATGCGCAGCAGCTTTTTGAAGAAAAATATGGGGCTTTAAAAGAGTATCATGTACTGGCACTTTTGCCTGCTTATCTTGAAAGAAAAGGAAGTAGCCTGGTAAGCATGGCTAATCATTTCATAAAGGAAAGTGAGTCCGTGCATTCAGGTTTTTACCTGTACAATCAGGACGAGTTGCTTGAAAAGATGGAGCTTCTTGCTGGAGATAATCGTAAAATTCTTCTATTGGGTGTCACGTTTGCTTTGCTGGATTTGGCCGAATCAGGTAAAAAATTTTCGCCTCCTTCCAATCTGTTGGTAATGGAGACCGGCGGGATGAAGGGGAGGAGGAAGGAAATGATAAGAGAGGAAGTACACGAGGTACTGAAGCCCTTTTTTGGTGTGGACACCATCCATTCCGAATATGGTATGACAGAACTTATGTCCCAGGCCTATTCCAAAGGTGAGGGGAAATATGTCTTACCTAAAGCGATGCGCGTTGTACTTAGGGACGTGAATGATCCGCTCTCTTTCTCCAGCCGGTCACAAGGGGGGATCAACGTGATTGATCTGGCAAATTTCCATTCTTGTGCTTTTATAGAAACCCAAGATCTGGGACGGTTTGATGAATCAGGAAGGTTGGAGGTGCTAGGAAGGTTCGACAACAGTGAGATCCGAGGCTGTAACCTCTTGGTTCAATAA